In Horticoccus luteus, the following proteins share a genomic window:
- the gspG gene encoding type II secretion system major pseudopilin GspG produces the protein MFARKKTSRSRSAFTLLEILVALAILGLLVGLAVVKTDTIFGGAQVTTAKLFVNESMATPLTTYRLQMGDYPSTAEGIQALITPPQGKADRWHGPYIQARGDKQPLDPWGHPYQYRYPGTHNKNSYDVFSLGPDGTESDDDIGNW, from the coding sequence ATGTTTGCTCGCAAAAAAACCTCCCGCTCACGTTCGGCGTTCACGCTCCTGGAAATTTTGGTGGCTTTGGCGATCCTCGGCCTCCTCGTGGGGCTGGCGGTGGTCAAGACCGACACCATCTTCGGCGGGGCGCAGGTCACCACCGCGAAGTTGTTTGTGAACGAAAGCATGGCCACGCCACTGACGACTTATCGACTGCAGATGGGCGACTACCCGTCCACGGCGGAAGGCATTCAGGCGTTGATCACGCCACCGCAGGGCAAGGCCGACCGCTGGCACGGCCCGTATATTCAGGCGCGGGGGGACAAGCAGCCGCTGGATCCGTGGGGCCATCCGTATCAATATCGTTATCCGGGCACTCACAACAAGAACAGCTACGATGTGTTCTCGTTGGGACCGGATGGCACGGAGAGTGATGACGACATCGGGAATTGGTGA